In a single window of the Streptomyces cinnabarinus genome:
- a CDS encoding adenosylmethionine--8-amino-7-oxononanoate transaminase translates to MPDLSVPELLDLDRKHVWHPYGPMPGRQEPLVVESASGVRLRMADGSGELVDGMSSWWSAIHGYNHPVLNEAAVEQLGRMSHVMFGGLTHEPAVRLAKHLVDMSPEGLEHVFLADSGSVSVEVAVKMCLQYWRSLGRPGKQRLMTWRGGYHGDTWQPMSVCDPQGGMHDLWTGVLQRQVFADPPPVEYEESYADHLRSLIERHADELAAVIVEPVVQGAGGMRFHSPAYLRVLREACDAHGVLLVFDEIATAFGRTGALFAADHAAVTPDVMCVGKALTGGYMTLAATLCTSRVADGISQGEVPVLAHGPTFMGNPLAAAVACASLELLLGQDWQAEVKRIEAGLREGLAPAADLPGVRDVRVLGAIGVVQLDHQVDMKAATEAAVREGVWLRPFRDLIYTMPPYVTGDADLARIARAVCAAAREG, encoded by the coding sequence ATGCCTGACCTGAGCGTGCCCGAGCTGCTGGACCTCGACCGGAAGCACGTGTGGCATCCGTACGGTCCGATGCCGGGCCGGCAGGAGCCGCTGGTCGTGGAGTCGGCGAGCGGGGTGCGGCTGCGGATGGCGGACGGCTCGGGCGAGCTGGTCGACGGGATGTCGTCCTGGTGGTCGGCCATCCACGGCTACAACCACCCGGTGCTCAACGAGGCGGCCGTCGAGCAGCTCGGCCGGATGAGCCATGTGATGTTCGGCGGGCTCACCCACGAGCCCGCCGTACGCCTGGCGAAGCACCTTGTCGACATGTCGCCCGAGGGGCTTGAGCATGTCTTCCTCGCCGACTCGGGCTCGGTGTCGGTCGAGGTCGCGGTGAAGATGTGCCTGCAGTACTGGCGCTCGCTGGGGCGGCCCGGCAAACAGCGGCTGATGACCTGGCGGGGCGGCTACCACGGGGACACCTGGCAGCCGATGTCGGTGTGCGACCCCCAGGGCGGGATGCACGACCTGTGGACCGGAGTGCTCCAGCGCCAGGTCTTCGCGGACCCGCCGCCGGTCGAGTACGAGGAGTCCTACGCCGACCATCTGCGGTCCCTGATCGAGCGGCACGCCGACGAACTGGCCGCGGTGATCGTCGAGCCGGTGGTGCAGGGCGCGGGCGGGATGCGGTTCCACTCCCCCGCGTATCTGCGGGTGCTGCGCGAGGCGTGCGACGCGCACGGTGTGCTGCTGGTCTTCGACGAGATCGCGACCGCCTTCGGGCGCACGGGCGCGCTGTTCGCCGCGGACCACGCGGCCGTGACGCCGGATGTGATGTGTGTCGGCAAGGCTCTGACCGGCGGCTATATGACGCTGGCCGCCACCTTGTGCACCTCGCGCGTGGCCGACGGGATCTCCCAGGGCGAGGTGCCGGTGCTGGCGCACGGCCCGACGTTCATGGGCAATCCGCTGGCGGCCGCCGTGGCCTGCGCCTCGCTCGAACTGCTGCTGGGCCAGGATTGGCAGGCGGAGGTCAAGCGGATCGAGGCGGGGCTGCGCGAGGGGCTGGCTCCGGCCGCGGATCTGCCGGGCGTGCGGGACGTACGGGTCCTCGGCGCCATCGGCGTCGTCCAGCTGGATCACCAGGTGGACATGAAGGCGGCCACGGAAGCGGCCGTACGCGAGGGCGTGTGGCTGCGGCCGTTCCGCGATCTGATCTACACGATGCCGCCGTACGTCACGGGCGACGCGGACCTGGCGCGGATCGCGCGCGCGGTGTGCGCGGCGGCGCGGGAGGGCTGA
- a CDS encoding DUF397 domain-containing protein → MSALPRHVPSSTDLHTAHWLRSSYSTGANNCVETARPWTGPGAGLLAVRDSKSPAGPALLFSPESWADFTAAYQS, encoded by the coding sequence ATGTCTGCACTGCCTCGGCACGTACCTTCAAGTACCGATCTGCATACCGCGCACTGGTTGCGCAGCAGCTACAGCACGGGTGCGAACAACTGCGTGGAGACGGCTCGGCCGTGGACCGGTCCCGGGGCCGGACTCCTCGCCGTACGGGACTCCAAGAGCCCGGCCGGACCCGCGCTGCTCTTCTCCCCCGAGAGCTGGGCGGACTTCACGGCCGCGTACCAGTCCTGA
- a CDS encoding LysR family transcriptional regulator, with translation MYDPTRLAALVAVAEAGSITRAAERLGYTPPALSQQLAKLEREAGTPLLVRHHRGARLTGAGELLVARARRVLDELERARHELARLTGLSGGTLRLGTFQTAGVHLLPPVLSAFRRAHPDVELTVADYEPPAGVAAVAAGEIDLALTHTYEPADPVPVPASVVLEPVLVEELVLVTAPGHALADATSRLPLSELAGQPLISMAPDHPARQGVEAVLARAGATASVLVETPVYALVCALVSAGLGVGVVPEMVARTAVTPVGTRALEGGELRRTISVARRAEGATPAVDAFGALLRGAFARA, from the coding sequence GTGTACGACCCCACCCGGCTCGCCGCACTCGTGGCGGTCGCCGAGGCCGGTTCGATCACCCGGGCCGCCGAGCGGCTCGGCTACACCCCGCCCGCGCTCTCCCAGCAGCTGGCGAAGCTGGAGCGGGAGGCGGGCACACCTCTGCTGGTCCGGCACCATCGCGGGGCCCGGCTCACCGGCGCGGGCGAACTGCTGGTGGCGCGGGCCCGCCGGGTGCTGGACGAACTGGAGCGCGCCCGGCATGAACTGGCCCGGCTCACCGGGCTGTCCGGGGGCACGCTCCGGCTCGGCACCTTCCAGACCGCGGGCGTCCATCTGCTGCCGCCGGTACTGAGCGCGTTCCGCCGGGCCCACCCGGACGTGGAACTGACGGTGGCCGACTACGAGCCGCCCGCCGGGGTCGCCGCGGTCGCCGCAGGGGAGATCGATCTGGCGCTGACCCACACCTATGAGCCCGCGGACCCGGTGCCGGTGCCCGCGTCGGTCGTGCTGGAGCCGGTTCTGGTCGAGGAGTTGGTGCTGGTGACCGCGCCCGGGCACGCCCTCGCCGACGCGACCTCACGGCTGCCGCTGAGCGAGCTGGCCGGGCAGCCGCTGATCAGCATGGCGCCGGATCATCCGGCCCGGCAGGGGGTGGAGGCGGTGCTGGCCCGGGCCGGGGCCACCGCGTCGGTGCTGGTGGAGACCCCGGTGTACGCGCTGGTGTGCGCGCTCGTCAGTGCGGGGCTCGGGGTCGGTGTGGTGCCGGAGATGGTGGCGCGGACGGCGGTCACTCCGGTCGGGACCCGGGCGCTGGAAGGGGGCGAGCTGCGCCGTACGATCTCGGTCGCGCGGCGGGCGGAGGGGGCGACGCCCGCGGTGGACGCCTTCGGGGCGCTGTTGCGGGGTGCGTTCGCCAGGGCCTGA
- a CDS encoding C40 family peptidase has protein sequence MTALNRVPSLMARAGTASALTIAAVGGSIVAPGLSAEAQAATPATKALQVAASKKGSPYKWGAVGPHRFDCSGLTLYSYKKAGKKLPRTAAQQYNKTRHISSKSRKSGDLVFFHSGSNIYHVGIYAGKGKIWHAPKTGDVVRLQKIWTKSVWYGRVS, from the coding sequence ATGACTGCGCTCAATCGTGTCCCGTCGCTGATGGCCCGTGCCGGTACGGCTTCGGCGCTCACCATCGCCGCCGTGGGCGGTTCGATCGTGGCCCCCGGCCTCTCCGCCGAGGCCCAGGCGGCCACTCCGGCGACGAAGGCACTCCAGGTCGCGGCCTCCAAGAAGGGCTCCCCCTACAAGTGGGGCGCCGTCGGGCCGCACCGCTTCGACTGCTCCGGGCTCACGCTGTACTCGTACAAGAAGGCGGGCAAGAAGCTGCCTCGTACGGCGGCCCAGCAGTACAACAAGACGCGCCACATCTCGTCCAAGAGCCGCAAGTCCGGCGACCTCGTGTTCTTCCACTCGGGGTCGAACATCTACCACGTCGGCATCTACGCCGGGAAGGGCAAGATCTGGCACGCCCCGAAGACCGGGGATGTGGTGAGGCTGCAGAAGATCTGGACCAAGAGCGTCTGGTACGGCCGGGTGAGCTGA
- a CDS encoding helix-turn-helix domain-containing protein has protein sequence MQHGPAVRRRKLGAELRALRTGAGLTSGEAARLVGWHQSKVSRIETGASGVKPADVRLLLDAYAVGDSQLRELLLVLAGSDDGAGRHHWWHAYRGVLPPTYRDFISLESQASAMRTLETSVVPGLLQTPEYARAVTRAAVGGLDETDERLDALVEVRLARQDVLRGMPPLELSAVLDEAVLRRDIGGPGVMSRQLWRLVEAGRLPQVCLQVLPFTAGAHIGITGPFVVFSFSRTSDLDVVVLDHLTSSLYLERKEDLQAYTEAFTTLQIHALSPEESLDYIAGIADGA, from the coding sequence ATGCAGCACGGGCCGGCGGTACGCCGCCGAAAGCTGGGCGCCGAACTGCGTGCGTTGCGCACCGGTGCGGGGCTCACCAGCGGTGAGGCGGCGCGTCTGGTGGGCTGGCACCAGTCGAAGGTGAGCCGGATCGAGACCGGTGCCAGCGGGGTGAAACCGGCCGATGTGCGGTTACTGCTGGACGCCTACGCGGTCGGGGACTCACAACTACGGGAGTTGCTGCTGGTGTTGGCGGGGTCCGACGACGGGGCCGGACGTCACCACTGGTGGCACGCGTACCGCGGGGTGCTGCCGCCGACCTACCGGGACTTCATCAGCCTGGAGTCCCAGGCGAGCGCGATGCGCACGCTGGAGACCTCCGTGGTCCCGGGGCTGTTGCAGACGCCGGAGTACGCGCGGGCGGTGACCCGGGCCGCGGTGGGCGGGCTGGACGAGACGGACGAACGGCTGGACGCGCTCGTCGAGGTGCGGCTGGCCCGGCAGGACGTGCTGCGCGGGATGCCACCGCTGGAGCTGAGCGCGGTGCTCGACGAGGCGGTGCTGCGCCGGGACATCGGCGGTCCCGGGGTGATGTCCCGACAGCTGTGGCGGCTGGTGGAGGCGGGGCGGCTGCCTCAAGTGTGCTTGCAGGTCCTGCCGTTCACCGCGGGGGCGCACATCGGTATCACGGGGCCTTTCGTTGTCTTCTCATTTTCGCGCACTTCTGATCTGGATGTGGTTGTTCTCGACCACCTTACGAGTAGCCTCTACCTCGAACGGAAAGAAGACCTCCAGGCGTACACGGAGGCCTTCACCACCCTTCAGATCCACGCCCTTTCGCCCGAGGAATCGTTGGATTACATCGCCGGGATAGCTGACGGCGCGTAA
- a CDS encoding 8-amino-7-oxononanoate synthase: MAFGWIDDQAELRRRAGLVRTLRPRPADSPLLDLASNDYLGLAHHPEVTEGAAEAARTWGGGATGSRLVTGTTELHTELERELADFCGFEAALVFSSGYAANLAAVTALGPHGSLIVSDAGNHASLIDGCQLARGTTQVVAHAEPDAVRKALQTHDGPAVAVSDTVFSVDGDAAPLAGLAEACREYGAGLVVDDAHGLGVLGDGGRGAPYAAGLAGADDVVVTVTLSKSLGSQGGAVLGPARVIDHLVNAARTFIFDTGLAPAAAGAALAALRLLRREPERAARARAVAGELHARLTAEGHQAVRPDAAVVSVRAPSPEEAVRWAADCRAAGLAVGCFRPPSVPDGISRLRLTARADLTDGQIERAVRVIGETRP, encoded by the coding sequence ATGGCGTTCGGCTGGATCGACGACCAGGCGGAGCTGCGCCGCCGTGCCGGACTCGTCCGGACCCTGCGCCCCCGCCCCGCCGACTCGCCGCTGCTGGACCTCGCGAGCAACGACTACCTGGGCCTGGCCCACCATCCGGAGGTCACCGAGGGCGCGGCCGAGGCGGCGCGGACCTGGGGCGGCGGCGCCACCGGCTCCCGGCTCGTCACCGGTACGACGGAACTCCACACCGAGCTGGAGCGCGAGCTGGCGGACTTCTGCGGCTTCGAGGCGGCGCTGGTCTTCTCCTCCGGCTACGCGGCCAACCTCGCCGCGGTCACCGCGCTCGGGCCGCACGGCTCGCTGATCGTGTCCGACGCGGGCAACCACGCCTCACTCATCGACGGCTGCCAGCTGGCCCGCGGTACGACCCAGGTGGTCGCGCACGCCGAGCCGGACGCCGTGCGCAAGGCACTGCAGACCCATGACGGACCGGCCGTGGCGGTCTCCGACACCGTCTTCTCGGTCGACGGCGACGCGGCCCCGCTGGCCGGGCTCGCCGAGGCGTGCCGGGAGTACGGCGCGGGACTCGTGGTCGACGACGCGCACGGGCTCGGGGTGCTCGGCGACGGCGGCCGGGGTGCCCCGTACGCGGCGGGGCTCGCGGGCGCCGACGACGTCGTCGTCACGGTGACGCTGTCCAAGTCGCTGGGCAGTCAGGGCGGCGCCGTCCTGGGCCCGGCCCGGGTGATCGACCATCTGGTCAACGCGGCCCGGACGTTCATCTTCGACACCGGCCTGGCCCCCGCCGCGGCCGGTGCCGCCCTCGCGGCCCTCCGGCTGCTGCGCCGGGAGCCGGAGCGGGCGGCACGGGCGCGCGCGGTGGCCGGTGAACTGCACGCCCGCCTGACGGCCGAGGGCCATCAGGCGGTGCGTCCGGACGCCGCGGTCGTCTCGGTGCGCGCGCCCTCCCCGGAGGAGGCCGTGCGCTGGGCCGCGGACTGCCGTGCGGCGGGTCTCGCCGTGGGCTGTTTCCGTCCTCCTTCCGTGCCCGACGGCATCTCACGGCTGCGGCTGACCGCCCGTGCGGATCTCACGGACGGCCAGATCGAACGCGCTGTACGGGTCATCGGCGAGACACGACCATGA
- a CDS encoding LuxR family transcriptional regulator has protein sequence MTPVNPQPLDRTSAPQLTGAVQHPAARPVSEPVRVRVLRAVYGDPRAAAEAVGRLTARQAAGLDPLPTEPAELAPACLHAHRAEIRALPDDTRLLLLLAAADQYPVATHAFLRAVTAARLDTRPLEAAEASGVAHSGARGVVFRDAWTRIAAYETGSPADRRDAHRLLARVLHGAGETPRRSWHRGAGALGPSGRLAAELGDAARTAEQTGRLTLARALAERAAQLCPDPSEQTLLLARAADHAWQSGDSDRARHLTVATADPALTGVLALRAGNATDAFDTLLGEAGREQGGRATHLLARATEAAIYTGDVRRLREAARVAGRLGVEVPGTLGGLVAAFEGRYGDARELLEAAAGRCGPGGDPTLLIHAGIAALLLGDHTRAAGATLRAAESARARGTTAAVAQAMEFRVYADFWTGRPRAGEAAATDALWQAHTTGQDNGACHLQAALAMFAALTGDAEVCRERAATARSYALAHGLGLPAALAQWALACLDLGTGRFAAAAARLRALAGFGPGHGHRAVRHLATPHYVEAAVRTGDTRVARVAHADYHRWASTVGSADDLALSARCRALLAPGAEAVEHYRSALVLHGRGTRDLERARTELLFGGALRRLRSRTEARDRLHSALEAFESFGAPHCAAQARAELRALGAPSDPAPSGPDDPTARLTAQQLLVARMAAEGATNREIASRLALSPRTIDHHLRGVFTRLGIRSRIELVRLLAEKDPV, from the coding sequence GTGACCCCGGTGAACCCCCAGCCCCTCGACCGCACTTCGGCACCGCAGCTCACAGGCGCCGTACAGCATCCGGCCGCCCGGCCCGTGTCCGAGCCCGTGCGGGTGCGTGTGCTGCGTGCCGTATACGGCGATCCGCGCGCCGCCGCCGAAGCCGTGGGCAGGCTGACGGCGCGGCAGGCGGCGGGACTCGACCCGCTCCCCACGGAACCCGCCGAGCTGGCACCCGCGTGCCTCCACGCGCATCGAGCCGAGATCCGCGCCCTGCCCGACGACACCCGGCTGCTGTTGCTGCTGGCCGCGGCCGACCAGTACCCGGTCGCCACCCACGCCTTCCTGCGCGCCGTGACGGCCGCCCGCCTCGACACCCGCCCGCTGGAGGCCGCGGAGGCGTCCGGGGTGGCCCACTCCGGGGCGCGCGGGGTCGTGTTCCGGGACGCCTGGACCCGGATCGCCGCCTATGAGACGGGGAGTCCGGCGGACCGGCGGGACGCGCACCGGCTGCTGGCCCGGGTGCTGCACGGCGCCGGGGAGACACCTCGGCGCTCCTGGCACCGAGGCGCCGGCGCGCTCGGCCCGAGCGGGCGGCTCGCGGCGGAACTCGGCGACGCGGCACGCACGGCGGAGCAGACCGGACGCCTCACCCTGGCCCGCGCCCTCGCCGAACGCGCCGCCCAGCTCTGCCCCGACCCATCCGAGCAGACCCTGCTGCTCGCCCGCGCCGCCGACCACGCCTGGCAGTCCGGTGACAGCGACCGTGCCCGGCACCTCACCGTCGCCACCGCCGACCCCGCGCTGACCGGCGTCCTGGCCCTCAGAGCGGGCAACGCGACCGACGCCTTCGACACGCTGCTCGGGGAGGCGGGCCGGGAACAGGGCGGACGCGCGACCCACCTGCTCGCCCGGGCCACCGAAGCGGCCATCTACACCGGCGACGTACGGCGGCTGCGGGAGGCGGCCCGGGTCGCCGGGCGGCTCGGCGTCGAGGTGCCCGGCACGCTGGGCGGCCTGGTCGCGGCCTTCGAAGGACGGTACGGCGACGCACGGGAGCTGCTGGAGGCGGCGGCCGGGAGGTGCGGTCCCGGCGGTGACCCCACCCTCCTGATCCACGCCGGCATCGCCGCCCTGCTCCTCGGCGACCACACCCGCGCCGCCGGAGCCACCCTGCGCGCCGCCGAGTCCGCCCGCGCCCGGGGCACGACGGCCGCCGTGGCGCAGGCCATGGAGTTCCGGGTCTACGCCGACTTCTGGACCGGCCGCCCCCGTGCCGGAGAGGCCGCCGCCACCGACGCCCTGTGGCAGGCCCACACCACCGGCCAGGACAACGGGGCCTGCCATCTCCAGGCCGCCCTCGCCATGTTCGCGGCCCTCACCGGTGACGCCGAGGTCTGCCGGGAACGCGCCGCCACTGCTCGCTCGTACGCCTTGGCCCACGGTCTGGGACTGCCGGCGGCGCTCGCACAGTGGGCGCTCGCCTGTCTTGACCTGGGCACGGGGCGGTTCGCCGCGGCGGCGGCCCGGCTGCGCGCGCTCGCCGGGTTCGGCCCGGGGCACGGCCACCGCGCGGTCCGCCATCTGGCCACCCCGCACTATGTCGAGGCCGCCGTCCGCACCGGCGACACGCGCGTCGCCCGGGTCGCCCACGCCGACTACCACCGCTGGGCGAGCACCGTGGGCAGCGCCGACGACCTGGCCCTGAGCGCCCGCTGCCGCGCGCTGCTCGCGCCCGGCGCCGAGGCCGTGGAGCACTACCGCAGCGCGCTCGTCCTGCACGGGCGCGGCACCCGCGACCTCGAACGCGCCCGCACGGAGCTGCTGTTCGGCGGCGCGCTGCGCCGGCTGCGCAGCCGTACGGAAGCCCGAGACCGGCTGCACAGCGCGCTGGAGGCGTTCGAGTCCTTCGGCGCCCCGCACTGCGCCGCCCAGGCCCGAGCCGAACTCCGCGCCCTGGGCGCCCCCTCCGACCCCGCACCCTCCGGCCCCGACGACCCGACCGCCCGCCTCACCGCGCAACAGCTCCTGGTCGCCAGGATGGCCGCCGAAGGCGCGACGAACCGGGAGATCGCGTCCCGCCTGGCCCTGAGCCCGCGCACGATCGACCACCATCTACGGGGGGTGTTCACGAGGCTGGGCATCCGCTCCCGCATCGAACTCGTCCGATTGCTTGCAGAGAAGGACCCGGTGTAA
- the bioD gene encoding dethiobiotin synthase — MSVLVITGTGTEIGKTITTAAVAATALAAGRTVAVLKAAQTGVGPDERGDADECARLAGAVTTAELARFPEPLAPGTAARRAGLPPVRPQAIAEAAAKLATEHDLVLVEGAGGLLVRFDEAGGTLADAAELLAAPVLVVAPAGLGTLNSTELTAHELRARRLDFRGVVIGSWPDAPDLASRCNVADLPEVSGAPLLGALPAGAGALAPADFRAAAGGWLAAELGGTWDAVAFRERVAG, encoded by the coding sequence ATGTCGGTACTGGTGATCACGGGCACCGGCACGGAGATCGGCAAGACGATCACCACCGCCGCCGTCGCCGCCACGGCGCTCGCCGCCGGCCGCACGGTGGCCGTGCTGAAGGCCGCCCAGACCGGGGTGGGACCGGACGAGCGCGGGGACGCCGACGAGTGCGCTCGGCTCGCGGGTGCGGTGACGACGGCCGAACTGGCCCGTTTCCCGGAGCCGTTGGCGCCGGGGACGGCCGCGCGCCGGGCGGGACTGCCGCCGGTGCGCCCGCAGGCGATCGCCGAGGCGGCCGCGAAGCTGGCCACCGAGCACGACCTGGTGCTGGTGGAAGGGGCGGGCGGGCTCCTGGTCCGCTTCGACGAGGCGGGCGGCACGCTCGCGGACGCCGCCGAACTCCTGGCCGCTCCCGTCCTGGTGGTCGCACCGGCCGGCCTGGGCACCCTCAACTCCACGGAGCTGACGGCCCACGAACTCCGTGCCCGGCGCCTGGACTTCCGCGGTGTGGTGATCGGCAGCTGGCCCGACGCCCCTGATCTGGCATCCCGTTGCAATGTGGCGGACCTGCCGGAGGTATCCGGGGCACCGCTGCTGGGGGCGCTGCCCGCTGGCGCGGGGGCGCTGGCACCGGCGGACTTCCGTGCGGCGGCGGGGGGTTGGCTGGCTGCGGAGCTGGGCGGTACGTGGGACGCGGTGGCCTTCCGGGAGCGCGTGGCCGGCTGA
- the bioB gene encoding biotin synthase BioB encodes MDLLNTLVDKGLRRELPTREEALAVLATSDDDLLDVVAAAGKVRRHWFGRRVKLNYLVNLKSGLCPEDCSYCSQRLGSTAGILKYTWLKPDEASQAAAAGLAGGAKRVCLVASGRGPTDRDVDRVSDTIRAIKDQNEGVEVCACLGLLSDGQAERLREAGADAYNHNLNTSEGTYGDITTTHTYADRVDTVQKAHGAGLSACSGLIAGMGESDEDLVDVVYSLRELDPDSVPVNFLIPVEGTPLAKEWNLTPQRCLRILAMVRFVCPDVEVRIAGGREVHLRTMQPLALNLANSIFLGDYLTTEGQAGKADLEMIADAGFEVEGAGEVTLPEHRAAGGGCGSHAGGHDCGGCGSREGGGVCGSVPAASASPAEQAEPGEVRSDLVAVRRRGAGTDVAPNA; translated from the coding sequence ATGGACCTGCTGAACACGCTGGTGGACAAGGGGCTGCGGCGCGAGCTGCCGACCCGCGAGGAAGCCCTGGCCGTCCTCGCGACGTCCGATGACGACCTGCTCGATGTGGTGGCCGCAGCCGGCAAGGTGCGCCGGCACTGGTTCGGCCGTCGGGTGAAACTGAACTACCTCGTCAACCTCAAGTCCGGCTTGTGCCCGGAGGACTGCTCCTACTGCTCGCAGCGGCTGGGCTCGACCGCCGGGATCCTCAAGTACACCTGGCTCAAGCCCGACGAGGCCTCCCAGGCGGCCGCCGCGGGGCTCGCGGGCGGCGCCAAGCGCGTCTGTCTGGTGGCCAGCGGACGCGGTCCGACCGACCGTGACGTGGACCGGGTCTCGGACACCATCCGGGCGATCAAGGACCAGAACGAGGGCGTCGAGGTGTGCGCCTGTCTCGGGCTGCTCTCCGACGGCCAGGCCGAGCGGCTGCGCGAGGCGGGCGCGGACGCCTACAACCACAACCTCAACACGTCCGAGGGGACGTACGGGGACATCACGACCACGCACACCTACGCCGACCGCGTCGACACCGTGCAGAAGGCGCACGGGGCCGGTCTCTCCGCGTGCTCCGGTCTGATCGCCGGCATGGGTGAGAGCGACGAGGACCTGGTCGATGTCGTGTACTCGCTGCGTGAGCTGGACCCGGACTCGGTGCCGGTCAACTTCCTGATCCCGGTCGAGGGCACGCCGCTGGCCAAGGAGTGGAACCTCACTCCGCAGCGGTGCCTCAGGATTCTGGCGATGGTGCGGTTCGTCTGTCCGGACGTGGAGGTACGGATCGCCGGTGGCCGTGAGGTCCATCTGCGCACCATGCAGCCGCTCGCCCTGAACCTGGCCAATTCGATCTTCCTCGGTGACTACCTCACGACCGAGGGCCAGGCGGGCAAGGCCGACCTGGAGATGATCGCCGACGCCGGGTTCGAGGTGGAGGGCGCGGGCGAGGTGACGCTGCCGGAGCACCGGGCGGCCGGGGGTGGCTGCGGGTCGCACGCGGGAGGCCACGACTGTGGCGGCTGCGGGTCCCGCGAGGGCGGCGGAGTCTGCGGTTCCGTTCCGGCCGCATCGGCCTCGCCGGCCGAACAGGCCGAGCCCGGTGAGGTCCGCAGCGATCTCGTCGCCGTGCGCCGCCGGGGCGCCGGAACGGACGTCGCGCCCAATGCCTGA
- a CDS encoding LysE family translocator encodes MDGQLLAFTGVAAGMVAMPGADFTVVVRNALVSRRAGIACALGITAGLMLHTALAVAGVAAVLTAVPALFRTLQLLGGAYVLYLGARTLRALRRPRPEAPEETSVAARPLRQGFVTNALNPKAPITFLSLLPQFVPAGSPALPRTLLLALIVVVLALLWFPAVALLVDRLGRWLRRPRAARRVEAVTGAALTALGTVLLLEAVT; translated from the coding sequence ATGGACGGACAGCTTCTCGCCTTCACCGGGGTCGCCGCCGGCATGGTCGCCATGCCCGGGGCCGACTTCACCGTGGTCGTACGCAACGCCCTGGTCTCGCGCCGGGCCGGGATCGCCTGCGCGCTCGGCATCACGGCCGGGCTGATGCTGCACACCGCGCTGGCGGTCGCTGGGGTGGCGGCCGTGCTGACCGCGGTCCCCGCACTGTTCCGAACGCTTCAACTGCTGGGCGGCGCCTATGTGCTGTACCTGGGCGCACGCACGCTCCGGGCCCTGCGCCGACCGCGCCCGGAAGCTCCCGAGGAGACCTCCGTCGCCGCGCGCCCGCTGCGGCAGGGCTTCGTCACCAACGCGCTCAATCCCAAGGCGCCGATCACGTTCCTCAGCCTGCTCCCGCAGTTCGTGCCGGCAGGCTCTCCCGCGCTGCCCCGGACCCTGCTGCTGGCACTGATCGTGGTGGTGCTCGCCCTGCTGTGGTTCCCGGCCGTGGCGCTGCTGGTGGACCGGCTCGGCCGGTGGCTGCGCAGGCCGCGGGCCGCCCGGCGCGTGGAAGCGGTCACCGGCGCCGCCCTGACCGCCCTGGGCACGGTCCTGCTCCTCGAAGCCGTCACCTGA
- a CDS encoding ATP-binding protein, with the protein MADHLEASVTLPSDPASVSAARGYVVSTLAEWGLPVETDVADTIRLIVSELATNAVQHTLGQSPTFTVDIELHHDEQLRIGVTDSHPRFPKRLPAAVQQDNGRGLVIIRWLTAECGGRLRVRPTREGGKTVSIELPWTAPARPVTTAGQQEP; encoded by the coding sequence ATGGCAGACCATCTGGAAGCATCCGTCACTCTGCCGAGCGATCCCGCCTCGGTCTCCGCGGCGCGTGGCTATGTGGTCAGCACTCTCGCGGAATGGGGATTGCCGGTCGAGACGGACGTGGCCGACACCATCAGGCTCATCGTCTCCGAACTCGCCACCAACGCCGTACAGCACACGCTCGGTCAGTCACCCACCTTCACGGTGGACATCGAGCTGCACCATGACGAACAACTGCGCATCGGGGTCACCGACAGTCATCCGCGGTTCCCCAAGCGCCTGCCCGCCGCCGTCCAGCAGGACAACGGCCGGGGACTGGTGATCATCCGCTGGCTGACCGCCGAGTGCGGCGGCCGCCTCAGAGTCCGGCCGACCCGCGAGGGCGGCAAGACGGTCTCCATCGAACTCCCCTGGACGGCCCCGGCCCGCCCGGTCACCACGGCGGGCCAGCAGGAGCCATAG